From Cognatishimia sp. WU-CL00825, a single genomic window includes:
- a CDS encoding pitrilysin family protein gives MIMLAGITVLAALPLRAQEMVTDFVLDNGMQVVVVEDHRAPVVMHMVWYKAGSADEKPGVSGVAHFLEHLLFKGTEKLEPGEFSKVVSANGGRDNAFTSYDYTAYHQRVAADRLELMMRMESDRMVNIRLSEDEILTERDVIIEERNQRTENSAGALFREQRNAAQYLNHRYGVPIIGWRHEMEQLSLEDALEYYQTYYAPNNAVLVVAGDVYPDEVKALAETYYGVIPANPDLPERARPQDPPQTSARRMKFHDPRVAQEYVTRSYLAPERDSGAQQEAAALTLLAQVLGQGPNSVLAKELQFGSKQAVYVSSFYSGVSLDDTTFNLVIVPAQGVSLQEAETALDATVVKFLEEGVDTDQLERIKMQMRASQIYARDAADSVGNRYGRALTSGLKIEDVRAWPELLQEVTEADILAAAKQVFDIDRSVTGWLMRPQTMTEVSQ, from the coding sequence ATGATAATGCTGGCGGGAATTACCGTTTTAGCGGCTTTGCCTTTACGAGCCCAGGAGATGGTGACCGATTTCGTTTTGGACAACGGAATGCAAGTGGTTGTTGTCGAGGATCACCGGGCACCGGTGGTGATGCACATGGTTTGGTACAAAGCCGGATCTGCAGATGAAAAGCCGGGTGTCTCGGGTGTGGCGCATTTCTTGGAGCACTTGTTGTTCAAGGGCACCGAAAAACTGGAGCCTGGGGAATTTTCTAAAGTGGTGTCTGCGAATGGTGGACGCGACAATGCGTTTACCAGCTATGATTATACCGCTTATCACCAACGCGTCGCCGCCGATCGTCTGGAATTAATGATGCGGATGGAGAGCGACCGCATGGTGAATATTCGCCTGTCAGAGGATGAAATTCTGACCGAACGGGACGTGATCATCGAGGAACGCAATCAACGCACTGAAAACAGCGCCGGTGCGTTGTTTCGAGAGCAGCGCAACGCTGCGCAATATTTAAACCACCGTTATGGCGTGCCTATTATTGGTTGGCGTCATGAAATGGAGCAGCTCTCCCTTGAGGATGCGTTGGAGTACTACCAGACCTATTATGCGCCAAATAACGCTGTGCTTGTTGTTGCAGGAGATGTGTATCCGGACGAGGTGAAGGCCTTGGCGGAAACATATTATGGGGTGATTCCGGCGAATCCTGATCTGCCAGAGCGGGCTCGGCCGCAGGATCCGCCACAGACGTCAGCTCGTCGCATGAAATTTCACGATCCACGCGTGGCTCAGGAATATGTCACGCGGTCTTATTTGGCCCCAGAACGCGATTCTGGTGCGCAACAAGAGGCGGCGGCTTTGACATTACTGGCACAGGTCTTAGGGCAGGGGCCAAATTCTGTCTTGGCCAAAGAATTGCAGTTTGGCAGCAAACAAGCTGTTTATGTGTCGTCGTTTTATAGCGGCGTGTCCTTGGATGACACGACATTCAATCTGGTGATTGTGCCTGCACAGGGGGTGTCGCTGCAAGAAGCAGAGACGGCACTTGATGCGACAGTGGTGAAGTTCTTGGAAGAGGGTGTTGATACGGATCAACTTGAGCGGATCAAAATGCAAATGCGCGCCAGTCAGATTTATGCGCGCGATGCAGCTGACTCTGTTGGCAACCGATATGGACGTGCTTTGACAAGCGGTTTGAAAATCGAAGATGTGCGCGCTTGGCCCGAACTTTTGCAAGAGGTGACAGAAGCCGACATTCTTGCTGCCGCCAAGCAGGTTTTTGACATTGATCGCTCGGTCACTGGATGGTTGATGCGCCCCCAAACAATGACAGAGGTGAGCCAATGA
- a CDS encoding DUF3035 domain-containing protein, whose product MTRAVLFGLALLVSACANERGIRVLSSDDDGPDEFAIIPTKPLVAPENYTTLPAPTPGGNNVTDQQPLNDAAAALGGVKTTASSGQAYPSADGSLVSYAARRGAGAEVRAQLAQDDEVIRGRFARFTGWRLAKPDRYNEVYRGYHLNAYRELAVWRARGVKTPTAPSAP is encoded by the coding sequence ATGACGCGGGCAGTATTATTCGGATTGGCGTTGTTGGTATCAGCTTGTGCCAATGAAAGAGGTATCCGCGTGCTGTCGTCTGATGATGACGGCCCAGATGAATTTGCGATCATTCCGACCAAGCCACTGGTTGCGCCGGAGAACTATACAACATTGCCTGCGCCCACCCCCGGGGGCAATAACGTGACCGATCAGCAACCGCTCAATGATGCGGCGGCCGCATTGGGTGGCGTCAAGACCACAGCTTCAAGCGGGCAGGCCTATCCAAGCGCCGATGGATCTTTGGTAAGCTATGCTGCGCGGCGCGGGGCCGGAGCGGAAGTGCGCGCCCAGTTGGCCCAAGATGATGAAGTTATCCGTGGCCGCTTTGCCCGCTTTACCGGTTGGCGTTTGGCCAAGCCTGATCGCTATAACGAGGTCTATCGCGGCTATCATTTGAACGCCTATCGCGAGTTGGCGGTTTGGCGCGCCCGAGGTGTGAAAACACCAACAGCCCCTTCCGCCCCGTAA
- the lspA gene encoding signal peptidase II, which translates to MRLVFWAGFWAFIVDQASKYLVVHALDLQDVQRIEVLPPFLNFHMAWNQGINFGLFADDSGVARWILIIIAFAISAFVYYWVQKDRPGKLGMVAAGLLIGGALGNVVDRLLYGAVADFLNMSCCGINNPYAFNVADISIFAGALGLAFWGGAKKQA; encoded by the coding sequence ATGCGACTCGTATTTTGGGCAGGGTTTTGGGCGTTTATCGTGGACCAAGCAAGCAAGTACCTTGTGGTGCATGCCTTGGATTTGCAAGACGTGCAGCGCATCGAAGTGCTGCCTCCTTTTTTGAATTTTCATATGGCTTGGAACCAAGGTATTAATTTTGGTCTATTTGCTGATGACAGTGGTGTGGCGCGTTGGATTTTGATCATCATCGCGTTTGCGATCAGTGCGTTTGTTTACTATTGGGTTCAAAAGGACCGTCCCGGAAAACTGGGTATGGTCGCCGCGGGCTTATTAATTGGCGGGGCATTGGGGAATGTTGTTGACCGGTTGCTTTATGGAGCAGTGGCGGATTTTCTGAATATGTCCTGCTGCGGAATCAACAATCCATATGCGTTTAATGTTGCCGATATTTCAATTTTTGCGGGCGCGCTTGGTCTCGCGTTTTGGGGCGGAGCGAAAAAGCAGGCGTGA
- the purH gene encoding bifunctional phosphoribosylaminoimidazolecarboxamide formyltransferase/IMP cyclohydrolase, which produces MTDMTPIRRALISVSDKTGLIELGQALSARGVELLSTGGSAKTLRDAGLVVKDVADVTGFPEMMDGRVKTLHPKVHGGLLALRSNDAHVAAMQEHDIAPIDLLVVNLYPFEATVAAGADYDTCIENIDIGGPAMIRAAAKNHGDVTVVVDVADYDKLLGDMDQHNGATCPKFRKKLAQVAYARTGAYDAAVSTWMAGAIGVEAPRRRAVAGTLAQTLRYGENPHQKAAFYVDGTGRPGVATAQQHQGKELSYNNINDTDAAFELVSEFDPADSAACAIIKHANPSGVAKGATLLQAYKSAFDCDRTSAFGGIVALNQPLDAETATAITEIFTEVVIAPGASEEAKAIFAKKKNLRLLTTEGLANPLEAANTIRQVSGGYLMQDKDNGFVGLDDLKVVTKVAPTDDQLRDLLFAWKVAKHVKSNAIVYVKDAATVGVGAGQMSRLDSALIAATKAERMAQAMGLDESLAKGAAVASDAFFPFADGLLEAAAAGASCVIQPGGSMRDEEVIAAADEAGLAMVFTGMRHFRH; this is translated from the coding sequence ATGACCGACATGACCCCCATCCGCCGCGCCTTGATTTCTGTATCTGACAAAACCGGACTTATTGAGCTTGGCCAAGCTCTGAGTGCGCGTGGCGTAGAGCTGCTGTCGACCGGGGGGTCTGCTAAAACGCTGCGCGACGCAGGTCTTGTTGTGAAAGATGTTGCGGATGTGACCGGCTTTCCAGAAATGATGGACGGGCGCGTGAAAACTTTGCATCCAAAGGTGCATGGTGGTTTGCTGGCGCTGCGGTCAAACGATGCCCATGTGGCGGCGATGCAGGAACATGACATCGCGCCGATCGATCTACTGGTCGTGAACCTGTATCCATTTGAAGCGACTGTTGCGGCAGGTGCCGATTATGACACCTGTATCGAAAATATCGACATTGGTGGACCAGCAATGATTCGGGCGGCTGCAAAAAACCATGGCGATGTGACCGTGGTTGTTGACGTGGCTGACTATGACAAGCTTTTGGGTGATATGGATCAACACAATGGCGCGACCTGCCCCAAATTTCGCAAGAAACTGGCGCAAGTCGCCTATGCGCGCACCGGCGCGTATGATGCGGCTGTGTCGACCTGGATGGCAGGCGCAATTGGTGTAGAAGCGCCACGTCGCCGGGCTGTGGCTGGCACTTTGGCACAGACACTGCGCTACGGTGAAAACCCGCACCAGAAGGCGGCTTTCTATGTCGATGGAACTGGTCGTCCCGGCGTGGCTACAGCACAACAGCATCAAGGTAAGGAACTGTCCTACAATAACATCAATGACACCGATGCGGCCTTTGAATTGGTATCTGAGTTTGATCCGGCCGACAGCGCAGCTTGTGCAATCATCAAGCACGCCAACCCGTCTGGTGTGGCCAAGGGTGCCACGTTGCTGCAGGCCTATAAGTCAGCTTTTGATTGTGACCGCACATCAGCCTTTGGCGGCATTGTGGCGCTAAACCAGCCGCTGGACGCTGAAACCGCCACGGCTATAACTGAGATATTCACCGAAGTGGTGATTGCGCCGGGGGCCAGCGAAGAGGCAAAGGCTATTTTTGCCAAGAAAAAGAACCTGCGCTTACTGACCACAGAAGGCCTAGCGAACCCTCTGGAAGCAGCCAATACCATCCGTCAGGTGTCCGGCGGTTACTTGATGCAAGATAAAGATAACGGTTTTGTTGGCTTGGATGATTTGAAGGTTGTGACCAAAGTGGCACCAACCGACGATCAGTTGCGCGACCTTTTGTTTGCCTGGAAAGTGGCAAAACACGTAAAATCCAACGCAATTGTTTACGTGAAAGACGCGGCGACTGTTGGCGTTGGTGCAGGCCAGATGAGCCGTTTGGATTCGGCTTTGATTGCAGCGACCAAAGCAGAGCGCATGGCCCAGGCAATGGGCTTGGATGAATCGCTGGCCAAAGGGGCTGCGGTTGCGTCTGATGCGTTTTTCCCGTTTGCCGATGGCTTGCTGGAAGCAGCAGCGGCAGGCGCGTCATGCGTCATTCAGCCGGGTGGTTCGATGCGCGATGAAGAGGTGATTGCCGCGGCAGATGAAGCGGGTTTAGCGATGGTCTTCACCGGCATGCGCCACTTCCGTCATTAA